In Deltaproteobacteria bacterium, the DNA window GGTCCGGACCGTCACGGGCCGTGCATGGCCGCCGGTGGTCCGGCGCCGGCCCTGATGGACGCCATGAATGTCCTTGGCCACGCGGAGTTTGGCGACCGCGAACGCTCGGCCAAGGGCATCAAGGAAGTGGCCATGGCCCAGGGCATGTCGGCCCGGGAATGCGCGGAACAGGCCGTGGTCGTGGCCATGGCCACCCTCAAGAAAAAAATCGCGGCCTTCCTGGCGGCCATCAACGCCCGTCCGGTCTACACCATCCAGGAAATTCTGGAAGACCGCACGGTCCAGCCCAAACGCATCCTGGTCATCGGCGGCCCGGCCCAGGCCATGGCCCCCATCCTGGAGGCGGAATTCGGCCTGCCCGTGGTCGCGCCGGAACACAGCGCGGTCGCCAATGCCATCGGCGCCGGCCTGACCCGGCCGACCCAGTCCCTGGTGCTGACCGTGGACACCTCGCGCGGCAGTTTCACCGTGCCGGGCCTGGGCATCCACAAGGCCGTCAAGCGCACCTACACCCTGGACGAGGCCGTGCACGACGCCACCACCATGTTGCGGGCCGAATTGGAAAAACAAGGCATCCCGGCCGAGGATGGCGACATCCAGGTCATCCAGGCCGAAGCCTTCAACATGGTCGAGGGGCACTACACCATCGGCCGCAATATCCGCGTTCGCTGCCAGATGCGGCCCGGCGTCATCACCACCCTGGAATCCTAGCCCGGAGAGACCATGCTCACAGCACAATCGAGCCTCGGCATCATCTTTTTTCCCGCCTTCGACTGGGCCATCTCGCCCACGCACCCGGAACGCGAGGAACGCCTGCTCTACACCCAGGACCAATTCCGCGAGGAAGGCATCTTCGACATCGAGGGCATCCGCGAATACCGGCCCCTCATCGCCACGGAAACCGACATCATGCGCACCCATTTCTGCTTTCCGGACGTGGCCTCGGTGTGCACCAACTCCCACCTCATTTCCGCCGGCGGGGTCATCCGGGCCGCACGGCTGATCATGGAAAAAGAACGCCAGCGGGCCTTCGCCGTGGTCCGCCCCCCCGGACACCACGCCATGCGCACGGTGCACGGCAGCCGGGGATTTTGCACCATCAACATCGAAGCGCTCATGATCGAATGGATCCGCGAGCACTACGGCAACCTGCGCGTGGCCGTGGTCGACACGGACTGCCACCACGGCGACGGCACCCAGGACATCTACTGGCACGACCCGGACGTGCTCTTCATCTCCCTGCACCAGGACGGCCGCACCCTGTATCCGGGCACGGGCTTTCCGTCCGAATGCGGCGGTCCCAAGGCCCTGGGTCGGACCATCAACGTGCCCATGCCGCCGCGCACTTCCGACGACGGCTACCTGATGACCATGGAACGCATCGTCATGCCCATTCTGGAGCATTTCAAACCAGATCTGGTCATCAACTCCGCCGGGCAGGACAACCATTTCTCGGACCCCATCACCAACATGAACTTCACGGCCCAGGGCTATGCCAAGATGACGGCCATGCTCAAGCCGGACATCGCCGTGCTCGAAGGCGGATACGCCATCAAGGGCGCCCTGCCCTACGTCAACCTGGGCATCAGCCTGGCCCTGGCCGGAGTGGATTTTTCCAATGTCCAGGAGCCGGAGCTGGATCGGGAGAAACTGCGCGAGCAAAAATCGACCATGGACTACCTCTCGGCCCTATGCGACCAACTGCCGGAGGTCTATTTCAATCCGAGGCCGTCCGACGCCAAGCGCGAGAACGGCTATTTCGTGCGTCGCAGATCCATCTACTATGACACGGACGATATCACCGAAACCCAGGTCGAACGCGTCAAGGACTGCCCGCACTGCCCCGGTCTGATCATCGTCGAGACCGAAAGCGACCGCTCGCCCAAATCCCTGGGCCTGTACGTTCCGGTTCAGGGTTGCGACCTGTGCAGCCAGGAGGCCGAGGAACGCTTCGCCAAGTACAAGCAGGACGGCTTCACCCGCGCCCAAATCGCGGACCGGGTCACCAAGCGCTACGAATACTCGAAATAACGGCCCACTCCCAAACCCCGCATCCATGAAAAAACCCGCCTCCAAGGAAGCGGGTTTTTTCATGATCAAGGGCAAAGACGGTTTACCGACGCGCCGCCGAAACGGCCATTTCCTCCCATCCTCCGCCCAGGGCGGCGAACAGCCCGACAACATTGAGCTTCTGGGCCAGTCGGGCATTCAACAAATCCTGACGGGCCGAAAACAGGGTCCGTTCGGCGTCGTGCACGGCAAAGGCGCTTTCCAGGCCGGCCTCGTAGCGCTGATCGACCAGCTCGCGGCTGGCTCCGGCGCTGGCCACGCGGCGGGTCTGGGCCTGAACCTGACCGGCGTAGCCCCCGACCTTGGCCAAGGCGTCGGACACTTCCCTGAACGCGGTCTGGATGGCCTGTTCATACGCCGCGACGCGGATTTTCTGCTCGGCCTCGGCAGCGGCCAGGTTGGCCTTGTTCCGACCCGCGTCAAAGATGGGCAGGGTGATGCTCGGCACGAAGGTCCATGTCCGCTGGGCCGCGTCAAAAAGATCGGTCAGCTCCAGACTGGCCAGACCGGCCGTGGATGTCAGCGTGATGCGCGGAAAAAACGCGGCCCTGGCCGCGCCGATCTCGGCACCGGCGGCCCAAAGCCGGTGCTCGGCCTCCAGGATGTCCGGCCGACGGGTCAGAAGATCCGAAGGCAAACCCGGCGCCACGACCTCGTTCACGGCCACGTCGTCAATGGCCCGGGCCGGAAGATCCAGATTTCCCGCCGGTACGCCGACCAGGACGGCCAGTGCGTTTCTGTCCATGGCAACCTGGGCCGTGAGCCGCGCCACCTCGGACTGGGTCACGGCCACGGATTCCTCGGCCTGATGACGCTCCAGTTCCGTGGCCAACCCATTGGCCACCTGGGCCTTGGTCAGGGTCAGGGTCGCCTCGCGACTTTTAAGCGTCTCCCGGGCCAGGACCAGGGCTTCGCGGTCGCCGGCCAGGGCGAGATATCCCTGGGCAACCTGGGAGACCAAGGCAATATGCGCGGCCCGTCGAGCCTCCTCGGTGGCCAAATATTGCTCCAAGGCCGCTTCTTCCAAATTCTTGACCCGTCCAAAAAAATCCAGCTCAAAGGAGGTGACGCCCAAGCCCACGCTCCACTGCCGGTCAATGCCCTCGACCCCGCCACGCATATCGGCGGGCAGGCGCTGGTTCGAATTTTTCCCCGATGCGTCCACGTTCGGAAAACGGTCCGCGCGGGCGATACCAGCCTGGGCCCGGGCCTTGTCCATGGCCAGGACGGTTTGCCGCAGACTGCGATTTTCGCTCAAAGCCGTGGCGATGAGGCGTTGCAAGGTCGGATCGGGAAACACGTCCCGCCAACCCAGGGTCGTGGCATTTGCCTCTGCCGTGGTCGCGTCCGGCCAGACATCGGGCACGGGCATGGCCGGGCGCTGCCGATCTGGAGCCAGGGACGCGCAGCCCGTGGCCAAAATCATCAGAAACAACGGAAT includes these proteins:
- a CDS encoding hydantoinase/oxoprolinase family protein produces the protein GPDRHGPCMAAGGPAPALMDAMNVLGHAEFGDRERSAKGIKEVAMAQGMSARECAEQAVVVAMATLKKKIAAFLAAINARPVYTIQEILEDRTVQPKRILVIGGPAQAMAPILEAEFGLPVVAPEHSAVANAIGAGLTRPTQSLVLTVDTSRGSFTVPGLGIHKAVKRTYTLDEAVHDATTMLRAELEKQGIPAEDGDIQVIQAEAFNMVEGHYTIGRNIRVRCQMRPGVITTLES
- a CDS encoding histone deacetylase, which codes for MLTAQSSLGIIFFPAFDWAISPTHPEREERLLYTQDQFREEGIFDIEGIREYRPLIATETDIMRTHFCFPDVASVCTNSHLISAGGVIRAARLIMEKERQRAFAVVRPPGHHAMRTVHGSRGFCTINIEALMIEWIREHYGNLRVAVVDTDCHHGDGTQDIYWHDPDVLFISLHQDGRTLYPGTGFPSECGGPKALGRTINVPMPPRTSDDGYLMTMERIVMPILEHFKPDLVINSAGQDNHFSDPITNMNFTAQGYAKMTAMLKPDIAVLEGGYAIKGALPYVNLGISLALAGVDFSNVQEPELDREKLREQKSTMDYLSALCDQLPEVYFNPRPSDAKRENGYFVRRRSIYYDTDDITETQVERVKDCPHCPGLIIVETESDRSPKSLGLYVPVQGCDLCSQEAEERFAKYKQDGFTRAQIADRVTKRYEYSK
- a CDS encoding efflux transporter outer membrane subunit, producing MRGLIPLFLMILATGCASLAPDRQRPAMPVPDVWPDATTAEANATTLGWRDVFPDPTLQRLIATALSENRSLRQTVLAMDKARAQAGIARADRFPNVDASGKNSNQRLPADMRGGVEGIDRQWSVGLGVTSFELDFFGRVKNLEEAALEQYLATEEARRAAHIALVSQVAQGYLALAGDREALVLARETLKSREATLTLTKAQVANGLATELERHQAEESVAVTQSEVARLTAQVAMDRNALAVLVGVPAGNLDLPARAIDDVAVNEVVAPGLPSDLLTRRPDILEAEHRLWAAGAEIGAARAAFFPRITLTSTAGLASLELTDLFDAAQRTWTFVPSITLPIFDAGRNKANLAAAEAEQKIRVAAYEQAIQTAFREVSDALAKVGGYAGQVQAQTRRVASAGASRELVDQRYEAGLESAFAVHDAERTLFSARQDLLNARLAQKLNVVGLFAALGGGWEEMAVSAARR